A genome region from Longimicrobiales bacterium includes the following:
- a CDS encoding endonuclease MutS2, whose translation MNGHALDVLQLPEALAVVAGHASSALGARAVRALEPADSYAFVVDELLRVDQMSAFLFRAQDWHMPPIPDARAALRRLGVEGSVLDPAELRDTAILLRGSAATRRAILQHAEDYPLLAAVAERLARLDEEERRIREAIDDGGEVRDNASHELARLRREMRGARSRIVERLEHYIATLPPRFQVQDASVSLRDGRYVIPVRREGRGEVGGLVHDESATGATLFVEPPVALELMNRLRELELAEAREVLRILRELTESLRPSHAMITDALDALVRIDSLFARARYALHVQGSRPEMSADTSALTLVNARHPLLLATTSGVVPFDLAMEPADPAAGKRSDDRAARGPLHGERTLLVSGPNTGGKTVLLKAIGLISTMAQAGVIPPVGPGTRLPLFRDIFADIGDEQSIEASLSTFSAHLKNLREIVERADDRSLALIDEMGSGTDPAEGGALADAILRSLTRRGTLTIATTHLGQLKQIAAEEPGVVNASLQFDAAELRPTYRLLKGVPGRSYGLAIARRLGLPADLLEAAESALPESERDAGQLLAELEGKDRALAAAVSEAAREARRATSLREELEKREESLRRREKEAERRARQQARDLLLNAREEVETVIRELREAALTGEDAVEEAAREARRRVEQRARREAERTPRERAARGVGADVHEGAFVRITASGLQGVVVEVRDDRATVEVGGLRVQVPAAELTVAEAPKPVRERQQARGGWTAQDLDASSEVDLRGLRAEEVASRLNPALDAAVQAALPSLRVIHGKGTGALREVVTEIMRADSRVKSFRPGGLGEGGTGVTVAELQ comes from the coding sequence ATGAACGGGCACGCGCTCGACGTCCTACAGTTGCCGGAAGCGCTGGCCGTCGTCGCCGGTCACGCGAGCAGCGCACTCGGCGCGCGTGCCGTGCGGGCGCTGGAGCCAGCGGACAGCTACGCATTCGTCGTCGATGAGCTCCTGCGTGTCGACCAGATGTCGGCGTTCCTGTTCCGTGCGCAGGACTGGCACATGCCGCCGATTCCCGATGCACGTGCCGCGCTGCGCCGGCTCGGGGTCGAAGGCTCGGTCCTCGACCCGGCCGAGCTGCGCGACACCGCCATCCTGCTGCGCGGCTCCGCTGCGACCCGCCGCGCCATCCTCCAGCATGCCGAAGACTATCCGCTGCTCGCGGCGGTTGCCGAGCGCCTCGCCAGGCTGGACGAGGAGGAGCGTCGCATCCGGGAAGCCATCGATGACGGCGGCGAGGTGCGCGACAATGCTTCGCATGAGCTGGCCCGCCTCCGCCGTGAGATGCGCGGCGCCCGTAGCCGCATCGTGGAGCGCCTGGAGCACTACATTGCCACGCTGCCGCCGCGCTTCCAGGTGCAGGATGCCAGCGTGTCGCTGCGTGACGGGCGTTACGTCATTCCGGTCCGGCGCGAGGGCAGGGGAGAAGTGGGCGGGCTCGTGCACGATGAGAGCGCCACCGGAGCCACGCTGTTCGTCGAGCCGCCCGTCGCGCTCGAGCTGATGAACCGGCTGCGCGAGCTGGAGCTGGCGGAGGCGCGTGAGGTGCTGCGCATCCTGCGGGAGCTGACGGAGTCACTGCGGCCGTCGCACGCGATGATCACGGATGCACTCGACGCACTGGTCCGCATCGACTCGCTGTTCGCCCGCGCGCGCTACGCCCTGCACGTGCAGGGTAGTCGCCCGGAGATGAGCGCCGACACGAGCGCGCTGACGCTGGTGAACGCCCGTCATCCGCTGCTGCTCGCGACCACCTCCGGTGTGGTGCCGTTCGACCTCGCGATGGAACCGGCTGACCCGGCGGCTGGGAAACGATCGGACGACCGGGCAGCGCGCGGTCCGTTGCATGGCGAGCGCACACTGCTCGTGTCCGGGCCGAACACGGGAGGCAAGACCGTCCTGCTGAAAGCAATCGGTCTCATCTCCACAATGGCGCAGGCAGGCGTGATCCCCCCGGTGGGGCCGGGAACGCGACTGCCTCTATTCCGCGACATATTCGCGGACATCGGCGATGAGCAATCCATCGAGGCGAGCCTGTCGACGTTCTCGGCGCACCTGAAGAATCTGCGCGAGATCGTGGAGCGCGCCGATGACAGATCGCTCGCTCTCATCGACGAAATGGGCAGCGGTACGGACCCGGCCGAAGGCGGCGCGCTCGCCGATGCGATACTGCGCTCGCTCACGCGGCGCGGCACGCTCACCATCGCCACCACCCACCTCGGTCAGCTGAAGCAGATCGCGGCGGAAGAGCCGGGTGTGGTCAACGCCTCGCTCCAGTTCGATGCGGCCGAGCTGCGACCGACCTACCGCCTCCTCAAGGGTGTACCCGGCCGCAGCTACGGTCTTGCGATCGCGCGCCGGCTGGGATTGCCGGCGGACCTGCTGGAAGCGGCGGAATCCGCGCTGCCCGAATCCGAGCGGGACGCCGGCCAGCTGCTGGCGGAGCTGGAGGGGAAGGATCGCGCGCTCGCCGCCGCGGTGTCCGAAGCCGCGCGCGAAGCGCGGCGTGCCACGTCGCTGCGCGAGGAGCTGGAGAAGCGGGAAGAGTCACTCAGGCGACGGGAGAAGGAGGCGGAGCGGCGCGCGCGGCAGCAGGCGCGAGACCTTCTTCTGAACGCGCGCGAGGAAGTGGAGACGGTGATACGCGAGCTGCGCGAGGCCGCCCTCACGGGTGAGGACGCGGTCGAGGAGGCGGCGCGCGAAGCACGGCGCCGTGTCGAGCAGCGCGCGCGCCGCGAGGCGGAGCGCACGCCGCGCGAGCGGGCGGCGCGGGGTGTGGGAGCCGATGTGCACGAGGGCGCGTTCGTCCGTATCACAGCGAGTGGTCTACAGGGAGTGGTGGTCGAAGTCCGTGACGATCGTGCGACTGTCGAGGTGGGCGGGCTACGCGTACAGGTGCCGGCGGCGGAGCTGACGGTGGCGGAGGCGCCGAAACCGGTGCGTGAGCGGCAGCAGGCGCGCGGGGGCTGGACTGCGCAGGACCTGGATGCGTCCAGCGAGGTGGACCTGCGCGGACTGCGTGCCGAGGAAGTGGCCTCGCGACTCAATCCGGCGCTCGATGCTGCCGTGCAGGCGGCGCTGCCGAGCCTGCGCGTGATCCACGGCAAGGGTACCGGCGCGCTGCGCGAAGTGGTGACGGAGATCATGCGTGCGGACAGTCGCGTGAAGTCGTTCCGGCCCGGCGGCCTGGGCGAGGGCGGCACGGGCGTGACCGTCGCGGAGCTGCAATGA
- a CDS encoding GatB/YqeY domain-containing protein: protein MSGLTERLRADLNTARRERDKLRTLVLTTTLSEIKNRQIEMGREPTDEDVTEVVGRAIKKRREAAEQIRAVGRTDLADKEEQEAALLLPYMPAQLSEDEVRRMVKDAIAGGADNVGSVMGAIMPRVKGRFDGKETNRIVREELG, encoded by the coding sequence ATGAGCGGGCTGACGGAAAGGCTGCGTGCGGATCTCAACACCGCGCGCCGTGAACGTGACAAGCTGCGCACCCTCGTGCTGACCACGACGCTGTCGGAGATCAAGAACCGGCAGATCGAGATGGGACGCGAGCCGACGGACGAGGACGTGACGGAAGTGGTCGGCCGTGCGATAAAGAAACGGCGTGAAGCGGCCGAACAGATTCGAGCGGTCGGCCGAACGGACCTGGCCGACAAGGAAGAGCAGGAGGCCGCGCTGCTGCTGCCCTACATGCCCGCCCAGCTGTCGGAGGACGAGGTGCGCCGGATGGTGAAGGATGCCATTGCCGGCGGCGCGGACAACGTAGGTTCCGTCATGGGCGCCATCATGCCCCGGGTGAAGGGCCGCTTCGACGGGAAGGAAACGAACCGCATCGTGCGCGAGGAGCTCGGCTGA
- the dnaG gene encoding DNA primase — protein MIAESIIDEIRARADIVEVVGEQVPLKRAGKDFRALCPFHHEKTPSFYVVPRGGFYKCFGCGESGDVFTFLMKRAGVSFQDAVRELGTKYGVDVPDPRLGREHDEPHRILYEAVAFAQDFFRRHLTESEPDSKVRTYLEQRGIPDAAVERFGLGYAPDAWRALREEAHRHGIEDDVLLAAGLIKESERDDEPYDRFRDRLMFPIAELSGRVIAFGGRDLSGSPRAPKYLNSPETPIYHKGDILYGLNWSKSAIRREGSALVVEGYMDYVSLAGRGIENVVAGMGTSMTEAQANLLARYTGKALMLYDSDQAGLRAAFRTADALLQTGVHPLVVTLPTGEDPDSIVRRGGAEALRPRLDDAVDVLERKVQMLEERGFFDDIEGVRRALDRLLPTLRATVDPALRDIYTARIAQRTGVRRETLERDVEKTPPPRTEPRRSTPAAPAARALVDRFSAERMLLKVLIADRARLATVLNDVAPDHLRDPRHREIFEALRADPESEMPALSSAAQLVWHDLVGGLAEIVSADATYQGVVAGLRLEELDLRDSFLEAQLATCEESEKMAIVQQKHQIQRLRGQLSETYRLGFKPTRAFRKMRDRQVLPPEPPE, from the coding sequence ATGATCGCGGAATCGATCATCGATGAGATCCGCGCGCGCGCCGACATCGTCGAGGTGGTCGGTGAACAGGTCCCGCTGAAGCGCGCCGGAAAGGACTTCCGCGCACTGTGTCCGTTCCATCACGAGAAGACGCCATCGTTCTACGTGGTGCCCCGCGGCGGCTTCTACAAGTGCTTCGGCTGCGGCGAGTCCGGCGACGTCTTCACGTTCCTGATGAAGCGCGCGGGCGTCTCGTTCCAGGACGCCGTGCGCGAGCTGGGCACGAAGTACGGGGTCGACGTGCCCGACCCGCGCCTCGGTCGCGAACACGACGAGCCGCACCGCATCCTGTACGAGGCCGTGGCGTTCGCGCAGGACTTCTTCCGCCGCCATCTCACCGAGAGTGAGCCGGATTCGAAGGTTCGCACCTATCTGGAGCAGCGCGGCATCCCTGATGCCGCCGTCGAGCGCTTCGGCCTCGGCTATGCACCGGACGCATGGCGTGCGCTGCGCGAGGAGGCGCACAGACATGGCATCGAGGACGACGTCCTGCTCGCCGCCGGTCTCATCAAGGAGAGTGAACGCGATGACGAGCCGTACGACCGTTTCCGCGACCGGCTCATGTTCCCGATCGCGGAGCTGTCCGGGCGCGTAATCGCCTTCGGCGGCCGCGACCTGTCCGGTTCGCCCAGGGCGCCGAAGTACCTGAACTCGCCGGAAACGCCGATCTATCACAAGGGCGACATCCTGTATGGCCTGAACTGGTCGAAGTCGGCGATCCGCCGGGAGGGATCCGCGCTGGTGGTGGAGGGCTACATGGACTACGTGTCGCTGGCCGGGCGCGGCATCGAAAATGTTGTGGCAGGCATGGGCACGTCCATGACCGAAGCCCAGGCCAACCTGCTCGCCCGCTATACCGGCAAGGCGCTGATGCTGTACGACAGCGATCAGGCCGGCCTGCGCGCTGCATTCCGCACGGCCGATGCACTGCTGCAGACCGGCGTGCATCCGCTCGTCGTGACACTGCCGACCGGCGAGGATCCCGACTCGATCGTCCGTCGCGGCGGCGCCGAGGCGCTCCGGCCGCGGCTCGATGATGCCGTCGATGTGCTCGAGCGGAAAGTCCAGATGCTCGAGGAGCGCGGCTTCTTCGATGACATCGAAGGCGTGCGCAGGGCGCTCGATCGACTGCTGCCCACACTGCGGGCGACGGTTGATCCTGCGCTCCGTGACATCTACACTGCGCGGATCGCCCAGCGCACGGGCGTGCGGCGCGAGACGCTCGAACGCGATGTCGAAAAGACACCGCCGCCGCGCACGGAGCCCAGACGGAGCACGCCGGCTGCCCCCGCGGCACGCGCGCTCGTCGACCGGTTCTCGGCCGAGCGCATGCTGCTCAAGGTGCTGATCGCCGACCGCGCGCGGCTCGCCACCGTACTCAACGATGTCGCACCGGACCATTTACGCGATCCGCGCCACCGCGAGATATTCGAGGCATTGCGGGCGGATCCGGAGTCCGAGATGCCTGCACTCAGCAGCGCGGCGCAGCTGGTCTGGCACGACCTCGTCGGTGGATTGGCCGAGATCGTGAGCGCCGACGCGACGTACCAGGGCGTCGTGGCCGGCCTGCGACTGGAGGAGCTGGATCTGCGTGACAGTTTCCTCGAGGCACAGCTCGCGACTTGCGAGGAGAGCGAGAAAATGGCCATCGTTCAGCAGAAGCATCAGATCCAGCGTCTGCGAGGACAATTGAGCGAGACCTACCGCCTGGGTTTCAAGCCGACCCGGGCATTCCGAAAGATGCGCGACCGACAGGTCCTTCCCCCTGAACCCCCCGAATAG
- the dnaJ gene encoding molecular chaperone DnaJ produces MRDYYEILGVERGADADAIKRSYRKLALQFHPDRNNGSAEAEEKFKELTEAYEVLKDPDKRSAYDRFGHAGVKGGAGAGYGGFSFHDALDIFMRDFGGFGVEDIFGGGRQRRGGHSVRKGPDMRITFRLTLDEVASGVKRTVRVEVNDECGRCGGSGAAEGTSPVTCTTCSGAGEVRRVQRSFLGQLVSVMPCPECGGEGQRIEEPCGQCNGRGVERATRELEVSVPPGVSTGDYLTLRGQGNAGVRGGPRGDVLVVLEVEEDERFLRDGADLVYELPVTFSQAALGAELEVPTIGGSARLRVAPGTQSGRLLRMRGRGLPHLQSTNRGDLIIRVVVWTPTSLTAEQESAFRQLAKTEAPAERVDDVRDRGFWSRVKEALTGS; encoded by the coding sequence ATGCGTGATTATTACGAAATTCTGGGAGTGGAACGCGGCGCCGATGCGGACGCGATCAAACGGTCGTATCGCAAGCTCGCGCTCCAGTTTCACCCTGACCGCAACAACGGCTCTGCGGAGGCGGAAGAGAAGTTCAAGGAGCTGACGGAGGCGTACGAGGTCCTGAAGGACCCGGACAAGCGCAGCGCCTACGACCGCTTCGGTCACGCGGGCGTGAAGGGCGGGGCCGGCGCAGGATACGGCGGCTTCAGCTTCCACGACGCGCTCGACATCTTCATGCGCGACTTCGGCGGGTTCGGCGTCGAGGACATCTTCGGTGGTGGGCGGCAGCGTCGCGGCGGACACAGCGTGCGCAAGGGGCCGGACATGCGCATCACGTTCCGGCTCACGCTCGACGAAGTGGCGAGTGGCGTGAAGCGGACCGTGCGTGTCGAGGTGAACGACGAATGCGGCCGCTGCGGTGGGAGCGGCGCGGCGGAAGGTACGTCGCCCGTGACGTGCACGACGTGCAGCGGTGCCGGCGAGGTTCGCCGGGTGCAGCGCTCGTTCCTTGGCCAGCTGGTGAGCGTGATGCCGTGTCCGGAGTGCGGCGGCGAGGGACAGCGCATCGAGGAGCCGTGTGGCCAGTGCAATGGGCGGGGTGTCGAACGCGCCACGCGCGAGCTGGAGGTCAGCGTGCCACCCGGCGTCTCGACGGGCGACTATCTGACACTCCGTGGACAGGGCAACGCCGGCGTGCGCGGCGGCCCGCGCGGGGATGTGCTGGTGGTGCTGGAAGTGGAAGAGGACGAGCGGTTCCTGCGCGATGGCGCGGATCTCGTCTACGAGCTGCCCGTCACGTTCAGCCAGGCGGCGCTCGGCGCTGAGCTGGAGGTCCCGACGATCGGCGGCAGTGCGCGGCTGCGGGTGGCGCCGGGCACGCAATCCGGACGGCTCCTCCGCATGCGCGGCCGGGGACTGCCGCACCTGCAGAGCACCAATCGCGGTGACCTGATCATTCGCGTCGTCGTATGGACGCCCACGTCGCTGACAGCCGAGCAGGAATCGGCATTCCGACAGCTTGCCAAGACGGAGGCTCCCGCTGAGCGGGTCGATGACGTTCGCGACCGTGGCTTCTGGAGTCGGGTCAAGGAAGCGCTGACAGGGAGCTGA
- a CDS encoding histidine triad nucleotide-binding protein, protein MAGRSACIFCRIADGEIPATVVRQDEHTVAFRDLDPKAPMHVLVIPRKHIASINDIGDDDAAVMGALLIAARDVAASEGIAESGYRLVVNTGAAANQTVHHVHLHVMGGRDMRWPPG, encoded by the coding sequence ATGGCAGGACGATCGGCTTGCATTTTCTGCCGCATAGCAGACGGGGAGATACCGGCGACGGTCGTGCGGCAGGACGAGCACACCGTGGCGTTCCGCGACCTCGATCCGAAAGCACCGATGCACGTGCTCGTGATTCCACGAAAGCACATTGCCTCGATCAACGACATTGGCGACGATGACGCGGCCGTGATGGGCGCACTGCTGATTGCGGCGCGTGACGTCGCCGCCTCGGAAGGGATCGCGGAGAGCGGCTACCGCCTGGTCGTGAACACGGGCGCAGCTGCGAACCAGACGGTGCATCACGTGCATCTGCACGTAATGGGCGGCCGCGACATGCGCTGGCCGCCGGGCTGA
- the hrcA gene encoding heat-inducible transcriptional repressor HrcA — MSHSGLTEREEQILDAVIRTYVETAEPAGSRTVARRHGLGVSPATIRNAMSDLEEKGFLFHPHTSAGRIPTDMAYRYYVDTLMQPVRISPAEQRRLRRQLAEDGPGPLERLIRRSIQVLGLVTGELGLAISPRLDEVVLEKLELALVSAEKVLLVLTLRSGVVRTVYVDLPGAVPAETLAAVNAVLNERLGGHTLGEIRSTLAERLRDAVSDEGASELLNIFMQSAEDVLDPTGLAGTELLLGRTSVLADQPEFSSGPRLRSLIELTEQQDLLTGVLSTREHDRVPRITIGGEHGNPKLSTLTLVTSEYRIGKLSGVLGVIGPTRMPYAKVAAIVEYTSNLMTELAGPAGGENNA, encoded by the coding sequence ATGAGCCACAGTGGTCTGACGGAGCGCGAGGAGCAGATCCTCGACGCGGTGATCCGGACGTACGTCGAGACGGCGGAGCCTGCGGGAAGCAGGACCGTCGCGCGTCGTCACGGTCTCGGCGTGTCTCCGGCCACGATCCGCAACGCGATGTCGGACCTGGAGGAGAAGGGCTTTCTCTTCCATCCACACACATCGGCGGGGCGCATCCCCACGGACATGGCGTACCGGTACTACGTGGACACGCTGATGCAGCCTGTGCGGATCTCGCCGGCCGAGCAGCGCCGTCTGCGGCGTCAGCTGGCGGAGGACGGACCGGGCCCGCTGGAGCGGCTGATCCGGCGTTCGATCCAGGTGCTCGGGCTCGTGACAGGCGAGCTCGGGCTCGCGATCTCGCCGCGGCTGGACGAGGTGGTGCTGGAGAAGCTGGAGCTGGCGCTGGTATCGGCGGAGAAGGTTCTGCTTGTGCTGACGCTGCGCAGCGGGGTAGTTCGCACCGTGTATGTGGACCTGCCTGGAGCGGTGCCGGCGGAGACCCTCGCCGCGGTTAACGCCGTGCTGAACGAGCGGCTGGGCGGTCACACGCTGGGGGAGATCCGCTCGACACTGGCGGAGCGGCTGCGCGACGCGGTCAGTGATGAGGGGGCCTCCGAGCTGCTGAACATTTTCATGCAGTCGGCGGAGGACGTCCTGGACCCCACCGGTCTCGCAGGTACCGAGCTGCTGCTCGGGCGGACGAGCGTGCTGGCGGACCAGCCTGAATTCTCGAGCGGGCCGCGCCTGCGCAGCCTGATCGAGCTGACGGAACAACAGGACCTGCTGACGGGCGTGCTCAGCACGCGGGAGCATGACCGTGTGCCGCGGATCACGATTGGCGGCGAGCACGGCAACCCGAAGCTGAGCACCCTGACGCTGGTGACCTCGGAGTACCGCATCGGCAAGCTCTCGGGCGTGCTCGGTGTGATCGGTCCGACGCGGATGCCGTACGCGAAAGTCGCGGCGATCGTCGAATACACGAGCAATCTCATGACTGAGCTGGCCGGTCCGGCTGGCGGTGAAAATAATGCGTGA
- a CDS encoding 50S ribosomal protein L11 methyltransferase — protein sequence MPNWLRISVTSPSEELTGLLAEGLLACGGSAIEDHGDSLVTYILSVEDPEAALGRIREVLQAILGTESLELSGEEVPEQDWLAIWRSGLEPRRVGNRIVVSPTWAEFEPEPDDLVIRIDPQMAFGTGEHASTRGVLRLMQALDLDGARLLDVGSGSAILAIAGAFLGAHHVVAVESDPDATPNAFENMQRNGVVERITLLCSLVDDPFLDAYGGGAFDGILANVLSSVLVPLLPAFHRALATRGWAILSGILVEEADMMREAAERAGFAIEAEDIEEQWWSVTLRRL from the coding sequence GTGCCGAACTGGCTGCGCATCTCCGTCACGAGCCCCTCGGAAGAGCTGACCGGACTGCTTGCCGAGGGGCTCCTCGCGTGTGGGGGATCGGCGATCGAGGACCACGGCGACAGCCTCGTGACCTACATCCTTTCGGTCGAGGATCCCGAGGCAGCGCTGGGGCGCATTCGTGAGGTGCTGCAGGCCATACTCGGCACAGAGTCGCTCGAGCTCAGTGGCGAGGAGGTGCCGGAGCAGGACTGGCTGGCCATCTGGCGCTCCGGCCTGGAGCCGCGCCGTGTCGGCAACCGCATCGTCGTGAGCCCCACGTGGGCCGAGTTCGAGCCGGAGCCCGATGACCTCGTCATCCGCATCGACCCGCAGATGGCGTTCGGCACCGGTGAGCATGCATCCACGCGCGGCGTTCTCCGCCTGATGCAGGCCCTCGATCTGGACGGCGCGCGGCTGCTCGATGTCGGCAGCGGCTCCGCCATCCTTGCGATCGCCGGCGCATTTCTTGGCGCGCACCACGTCGTTGCCGTCGAGAGCGATCCCGACGCGACACCCAACGCCTTCGAGAACATGCAGCGGAACGGTGTCGTCGAGCGCATCACGCTCCTGTGCTCGCTCGTCGATGATCCATTCCTCGACGCCTACGGCGGCGGTGCCTTTGACGGCATCCTCGCCAACGTGCTGAGCAGCGTTCTGGTGCCGCTCCTGCCGGCGTTTCATCGTGCACTCGCGACGCGTGGCTGGGCCATCCTCTCGGGCATCCTGGTGGAGGAGGCGGACATGATGCGCGAGGCAGCGGAGCGTGCCGGGTTCGCGATCGAGGCCGAGGACATTGAGGAGCAGTGGTGGAGCGTCACCCTGCGCCGCCTGTGA